In the genome of Streptomyces sp. Q6, the window GAGCTCGGCGGGCAGGCGCAGGTGCCCGGAGTGGCCGGCGTGTGGAAGGACCTCACCGATTCGGTGAACCTCATGGCCGGCAATCTGACGGCGCAGGTGCGCGGGATCGCTCAGGTCACCACGGCCGTGGCGAGCGGCGACCTGTCCCAGAAGGTCACGGTGTCGGCGCGCGGCGAGGTCGCCCAGCTCGCGGAGACGATCAACCAGATGACCGAGACGCTGCGTACGTTCGCGGACGAGGTCACACGCGTCGCCAACGAGGTCGGGGCCGAGGGGCAACTGGGCGGGCAGGCGAACGTGCCGGGTGCCGCCGGTACGTGGAAGGACCTGACGGACTCCGTGAACACGGTGTTCCGCAACCTCACCACGCAGGTGCGGGACATCGCGACGGTCACGACGGCGGTGGCCAACGGTGACCTGTCGCAGAAGGTCACCGTCGATGTCGCCGGTGAAATGCTGGAGTTGAAGAACACCGTCAACACGATGGTGGACCAGCTCTCCGCCTTCGGCTCCGAAGTCACGCGTGTGGCACGGGAGATCGGTGTCGAAGGTGAGCTGGGTGGCCAGGCGCTGGTGGTGGGGGCCGCCGGTACCTGGAAGGACCTCACCGACTCTGTGAACACGGCTTTCCGCAATCTCACCGGTCAGGTGCGCAACATCGCGCAGGTGACGACGGCGGTGGCCAACGGTGACCTGTCGCAAAAGGTCACCGTCGACGTCTCCGGCGAGATGCTCCAGCTGAAGAACACCGTGAACACGATGGTGGACCAGCTGTCGAGCTTCGCCGATCAGGTGACCCGTATGGCGCGCGACGTGGGCACGGAGGGCCGCCTCGGCGGTCAGGCCCGTGTCGACGGTGTGAGCGGTACGTGGAAGGAACTCACCGACTCCGTCAACTTCATGGCGGGGAACCTGACGTCACAGGTGCGACAGATCGCGCAGGTCACCACGGCGGTGGCGCGCGGTGACCTGTCGCAGAAGATCGACGTCGACGCGCGCGGCGAGATCCTGGAGCTGAAGAACACCATCAACACGATGGTCGACCAGCTCTCCGCCTTCGCCGACCAGGTGACCCGGGTGGCCCGCGAGGTGGGCACCGAAGGCCGGCTGGGCGGGCAGGCTCAGGTGCCCGGCGTCGCCGGTGTGTGGCGCGACCTGACGGACTCCGTGAACGGCATGGCCGGCAACCTCACGGCCCAGGTGCGCAACATCGCCCAGGTCGCGACGGCGGTGGCGCGCGGTGACCTGTCGCAGAAGATCGATGTGGACGCGCGCGGCGAGATCCTGGAGCTGAAGAACACCCTCAACACGATGGTGGACCAGCTCTCGGCCTTCGCGGAGCAGGTGACGCGGGTCGCCCGCGAGGTGGGTACGGACGGCATCCTCGGCGGACAAGCCGAGGTGCAGGGTGTGTCGGGTACGTGGAAGGACCTGACGCAGTCCGTGAACGGCATGGCCAACAACCTCACCCTTCAGGTGCGCAACATCGCCGAGGTCACGACGGCGGTGGCGCGCGGCGACCTCTCCAAGAAGATCACCGTCGACGCCAAGGGCGAGATCCTCGAACTCGTCACCACCGTGAACACGATGGTCGACCAGCTGTCGAGCTTCGCCGAGCAGGTGACCCGGGTGGCCCGTGAAGTGGGTACCGAGGGACAACTGGGCGGCCAGGCGCGGGTTCCCGGTGTCACCGGCATCTGGAAGGAACTCAGCGACAACGTCAACCTGATGGCCAACAACCTGACCAGTCAGGTGCGCAACATCTCCCAGGTGGCCTCGGCCGTGGCCAACGGCGACCTGACCCGGACCGTCACCATCGAGGCGCGCGGCGAGGTCGCGCAGCTCGCCGACACGTTCAACACCATGGTGCGGACGCTGAGTTCGTTCGCCGACCAGGTCACCAAGGTGGCCCGCGAGGTGGGTACGGACGGCATCCTCGGCGGGCAGGCCCGCGTACCCGGAGTGTCCGGTACGTGGAAGGACCTCACCGAGTCCGTGAACGGCATGGCGTCGAACCTCACCGGCCAGGTGCGCAACATCGCGATGGTCACGACGGCCATCGCCAAGGGCGACCTGACCAAGAAGATCGACATCGACGCGCGCGGCGAGATCCTCGAACTGAAGACGACGATCAACACGATGGTCGACCAGCTGTCGAGCTTCGCCGAGCAGGTGACCCGGGTGGCCCGCGAGGTGGGCACGGAAGGACAGCTGGGCGGCCAGGCGCGGGTGCGCGACGTGGACGGCACGTGGCGCGACCTGACCGAGTCCGTGAACGAGATGGCAGGGAACCTGACCCGTCAGGTGCGCGCCATCGCGGCCGTCGCCACCGCGGTGACCCGCGGCGACCTCAACCTCAAGATCGACGTCGACGCCGCGGGCGAGATCCAGGTCCTTCAGGACAACATCAACAAGATGATCTCCAACCTGCGCGACACCACGATCGCCAACGAGGAACAGGACTGGCTCAAGGGCAACCTGGCCCGCATCTCGGGTCTGATGCAGGGCCGCCGCGACCTCGACGACGTGGCATCCCTGATCATGAGCGAGCTGACTCCGGTGGTCTCGGCGCAGCACGGCGCGTTCTTCCTGGCGCTGCCGCTGGACGACGCGGCCGAGGCGGGGATCGCGCCCGAGGACGCGTACGAGCTGCGCATGCTCGGCAGCTACGGCTACTCCATGGGCTCGATGCCGACGTCCTTCAGGCCCGGTGAGACGCTCATCGGGACCGCCGCCCAGGAGAGGCGCACGATCCTCGTCGACAACGCGCCCAGCGGCTACCTGAAGATCGCCTCGGGCCTCGGGGAGGCGCCGCCGGCGCAGGTCATCGTGATCCCCGTGCTCTTCGAGGGCACGGTGCTCGGCGTGATCGAGCTGGCGTCCTTCACGCCCTTCACACAGATCCAGAAGGACTTCCTGGGGCAGATCGCGGAGATGATCGCGACGAGCGTCAACACGATCTCCGTCAACACGAAGACCGAGGTGCTGCTCAAGCAGTCCCAGGAGTTGACCGAGCAACTCCGTGAGCGGTCGGCCGAGTTGGAGAACCGCCAGAAGGCCCTCCAGGCGTCCAACGCCGAGCTGGAGGAGAAGGCGGAGCTGCTCGCTCAGCAGAACCGCGACATCGAGGTGAAGAACACCGAGATCGAAGAGGCGCGGCAGGTCCTGGAGGAGCGCGCCGAGCAGCTCGCGGTCTCCATGCGCTACAAGAGCGAGTTCCTCGCCAACATGTCGCACGAACTGCGGACGCCGCTCAACTCGCTTCTGATCCTCGCCAAGTTGCTGGCCGACAACGCCGACGCGAACCTCACCCCCAAGCAGGTCGAGTTCGCCGAGACGATCCATGGAGCGGGCTCCGACCTGCTCCAGCTGATCAACGACATCCTGGACCTGTCGAAGGTCGAGGCGGGCAAGATGGACGTCTCGCCGACGCGCATCGCGCTGGTGCAGCTCGTCGACTACGTAGAGGCGACGTTCAGGCCGCTGACCGCGGAGAAGCAACTCGACTTCTCCGTAAGGGTGTCGCCGGAACTGCCCACTACCTTGCACACCGACGAACAGCGCCTCCTTCAGGTGCTGCGCAACCTGCTCTCCAACGCGGTGAAGTTCACCGACTCCGGAGCCGTGGAGCTCGTCATCAGGCCGGCCGGTGCCGACGTACCGAACGCGATCCGTGAACAGCTCCTGGAAGCGGGCTCGTTGCGGGAGGCGGACGGCGATCTCATCGCCTTCTCGGTGACCGACACCGGGATCGGTATCGCGGCCAGCAAGATGCGTGTCATCTTCGAGGCGTTCAAGCAGGCCGACGGAACGACCAGCCGCAAGTACGGCGGCACCGGCCTCGGTCTGTCCATCAGCCGTGAGATCGCCCGCCTGTTGGGCGGCGAGATCCACGCCCAGAGCGAGCCGGGGCGCGGCTCGACGTTCACCCTCTACCTGCCGCTGCACCCGAGCGAGCTGCCGCCGCAGGGCTACGCGCAACTCGCCCCGGCCATCGAACCGGGCCAGCCGCTTGCGCTCGACGCCGCGCCGGAGCGCGTGGACGTGGAGACGCCGGCGGAGGTGAAGTCGTACCAGGAGACGCAGAACGGCCCCGCCGCGCTCTTCAGGCGGCGTCGCAGGCACCTGCCCTCGATCGAGTCGCGGGCCGCGCTGCCGGGTCAGCCGGCGCCCGCCCAGGAGCGAGCGGAGGAGCAGTGGGACGGAGCGGTGGAGCAGAGTGCGCCCGCGCCGCGCCGCGGGTTCCAGTTCGGCGGCGAGAAGGTCCTCATCGTCGACGACGACATCCGTAACGTCTTCGCGCTCACCAGCGTCCTGGAGCAGCACGGTCTGTCGGTCCTGTACGCGGAGAACGGCCGGGAGGGCATCGAAGTCCTGGAGCAGCACGACGACGTGACGGTCGTGCTCATGGACATCATGATGCCGGAGATGGACGGCTACGCGACGACGACGGCGATCCGGCGGATGCCGCAGTTCGCCGGCCTGCCGATCATCGCCCTCACGGCGAAGGCGATGAAGGGCGACCGGGAGAAGGCCATCGAGTCCGGGGCGTCCGACTACGTTACGAAGCCGGTCGATCCCGACCATCTGCTCTCTGTGATGGAGCAGTGGATGCGCGGTGAGTGAGCGGGAACCGGAATTTTCACGCGGAGTTGCTGACTGAGTGTGGCCGTAGCCGTGTAGAAGCGCGGTATTCGGGGAACCTTCTGGTCTCCCGCTACGTTTCTGCTACGTGCACAGTGACATCGCGGTGACAGGGTGTGGCGACAGGCGGGGTGCGGCTACCATGACCGGCACAAGGACGGGCGACGCAAGGGAGTCGACCCCCGGGGCGGCGAACGGAGCCTCCCCGAGTCCTGCGGACAGGGGCGGCCCCATGCCGGGGCGAGGAGGGCGGGCCATGGTGCAGAAGGCCAAGATCCTCCTGGTCGATGATCGGCCGGAGAATCTGCTGGCGCTGGAGGCCATCCTCTCCGCGCTCGATCAGACACTGGTTCGGGCATCGTCCGGGGAGGAAGCGCTCAAGGCGCTGCTCACGGACGATTTCGCGGTCATTCTGCTGGACGTTCAGATGCCGGGAATGGACGGATTCGAAACCGCCGCGCACATCAAGCGTCGGGAGCGGACACGGGACATCCCGATCATCTTCCTCACCGCGATCAATCACGGCCCCCACCACACGTTCCGCGGCTACGCGGCGGGCGCGGTGGACTACATCTCCAAGCCGTTCGACCCGTGGGTGCTGCGCGCGAAGGTCTCGGTCTTCGTCGAGCTGTACATGAAGAACTGCCAACTCCGTGAGCAGGCCGCTCTGCTGCGTCTCCAGCTGGAGGGCGGCGGCAAGGCCGTGGGTGACACGAAGGAGCCCGCGGGGCTGCTCGCCGAGCTCTCGGCGCGGCTCGCGGCCGTCGAGGAGCAGGCCGAGGCGCTGTCCAAGCAGCTCGACGACGAATCGGCGGACGCGGCGGCGGTGGCCACGGCGGCCCACCTGGAGCGCAAACTCACCGGACTGCGCAGAGCTCTTGACGCTCTGGAACCCGGTACCGGCAGCGGCACGCCCACCCTGCCTTCCCAGAACTGAGACACCGACCGGGCTTTGAGAGCCCGTCAGTTCATGGCCCGTCAGTCCGCGACACTTACGGGTGAAGCACCGGGCGCACGTGTCCACAGTCGTCTCCCCCGGTAACCTCGCACCTATGGCCTCACGTCCCGCAGCCAAGAAGACGCCCGCGAAGAAGGCGGCCGCGCCGACCAAGGCTCCGGCGAAGAAGGCCCCTGCCAAGAAGGCGGCCGCCAAAAAGGCGCCTGCCAAGAAGGCAGTGGCGAAGAAGCCCGCACCCAAGCCGGCGCCCAACCCCACAGGCGGCCTCTACAAACTCGTGCGCGCCCTGTGGCTCGGCGTCGCGCACAGCGTAGGAGCCATGTTCCGCGGCATAGGGCGCGGCGCGAAGGGGCTCGACCCCGCGCACCGCAAGGACGGTCTGGCACTGCTGCTGCTCGGCGTCGCGCTGATCTGCGCCGCCGGAACCTGGTCGAATCTGCGCGGGCCGGTCGGCGATCTCGTGGAGATGCTCGTCACCGGCGCGTTCGGCCGGCTCGACCTCCTGGTGCCCCTGCTGCTCGGCATCATCGCCGTACGGCTCATCAGGCACCCCGAGAAGCCCGAGGCCAACGGACGGATCGTCATCGGTCTGTCCGCGCTCGTCGTGGGCGTGCTCGGCCAGGTGCACATCGCCTGCGGTTCGCCCGCGCGGGACGACGGCATGCAGGCCATAAGGGACGCGGGCGGGCTCATCGGCTGGGCTGCGGCGACGCCGCTGACCTTCACCATGACCGAGGTGCTCGCGGTCCCGCTGCTCGTGCTGCTCACCGTCTTCGGGCTCCTGGTCGTCACCGCGACGCCCGTCAACGCGATCCCGCAGCGGCTGCGTCTGCTCGGCGTGCGGCTCGGCGTCGTGCACGACGACGGGGCCGTCGAGGCGGCTCAGGCGGGCGTGGGGGAGTACGACGAGGAGTGGCGCGAGGCCCCACCCGCGCGCGCGAGGCGGCGTCCCACCGCCCCGGAGGCGTACGACGCCGACCGCATAGAGGAAGACGCGCTCTCCAAGCGGCGCAGGCCCCGGCGGACGTCGGTGCAGCCCGCCATGGACCGGCCGATGGACGCCGTCGACGTGGCCGCCGCCGCTGCCGCCGCGCTCGACGGTGCGGTGCTGCACGGCATGCCGCCGTCGCCGCTCGTCGCCGACCTGACGCAGGGCGTCGGGGCCGAGCGTGGGGAGCGTACGGGGAGGCGCCCGCGCCGGAGCGCACGGCGCCCGTGCCGACGGCCCGCGCCAAGAAGGCCGGGGCGGTCGCCGCGGAGCCCGAGCCCACCCCGTCCAAGCTGGCCGTTCCCGACCTGACCAAGTCCGCGCCCGACGGGCACCGCGACATGCCGTCGCGCGCCGAGCAGCTCCAGCTCGCCGGCGACATCACGTACGCGCTGCCCTCGCTCGACCTGCTCACGCGCGGTGGCCCCGGCAAGTCGCGCAGCGCCGCGAACGACCTGGTCGTCGACTCGCTGTCGAACGTCTTCACCGAGTTCAAGGTGGACGCGGCGGTCACCGGCTTCACGCGCGGCCCGACGGTCACGCGCTACGAGGTCGAGCTCGGCCCCGCCGTGAAGGTCGAGAAGATCACGGCCCTCGCCAAGAACATCGCGTACGCCGTCGCGTCCCCGGACGTCCGGATCATCTCGCCCATCCCCGGCAAGTCCGCGGTCGGCATCGAGATCCCGAACACCGACCGCGAGATGGTCAACGTGGGCGACGTGCTGCGCCTCGCCGACGCGGCGGAGGACGACCACCCGATGCTGGTCGCGCTCGGAAAGGACGTCGAGGGCGGCTACGTGATGGCGAACATGGCGAAGATGCCGCACATCCTCGTCGCCGGTGCCACCGGTTCCGGTAAGTCGTCCTGCATCAACTGCCTCATCACCTCGATCATGGTCAGGGCCACCCCCGAGGACGTACGGATGGTCCTCGTCGACCCCAAGCGCGTGGAGCTGACCGCGTACGAGGGGATTCCGCACCTCATCACGCCGATCATCACCAACCCCAAGCGAGCCGCCGAGGCGCTCCAGTGGGTCGTACGGGAGATGGATCTGCGCTACGACGACCTCGCGGCCTTCGGATACCGGCACATCGACGACTTCAACCAGGCCGTCAAGGACGGCAAGCTCAAGACGCCCGAGGGCAGTGAGCGGGAGCTGAAGCCGTATCCGTACCTGCTGGTCATCGTCGACGAGCTGGCCGACCTGATGATGGTCGCGCCGCGGGACGTCGAGGACTCGATCGTGCGCATCACGCAGCTCGCGCGCGCGGCCGGCATCCACCTGGTGCTCGCCAC includes:
- a CDS encoding HAMP domain-containing protein, coding for MESGAATRGKKARAEGGQSLTKQRKSRNGTTNVDTAALNRLLAGLVAMRDGNFRKRLTVNGDGVMSEIAAVFNEVADRNLHLTGELSRVRRMVGREGKLTERLETGACEGSWAAAINASNALVDDLVRPVSEVGRVLTAVAEGDLSPRMELRAQVPEGAGHPLRGEFLKVGRTVNNLVDQLSTFADEVTRVASEVGTEGKLGGQARVRGMSGSWKDLTDSVNTMAYRLTAQVRDIALVTTAVAKGDLSRKVTVHVAGEMLELKNTVNTMVDQLSSFSSEVTRVAREVGTEGELGGQAQVPGVAGVWKDLTDSVNLMAGNLTAQVRGIAQVTTAVASGDLSQKVTVSARGEVAQLAETINQMTETLRTFADEVTRVANEVGAEGQLGGQANVPGAAGTWKDLTDSVNTVFRNLTTQVRDIATVTTAVANGDLSQKVTVDVAGEMLELKNTVNTMVDQLSAFGSEVTRVAREIGVEGELGGQALVVGAAGTWKDLTDSVNTAFRNLTGQVRNIAQVTTAVANGDLSQKVTVDVSGEMLQLKNTVNTMVDQLSSFADQVTRMARDVGTEGRLGGQARVDGVSGTWKELTDSVNFMAGNLTSQVRQIAQVTTAVARGDLSQKIDVDARGEILELKNTINTMVDQLSAFADQVTRVAREVGTEGRLGGQAQVPGVAGVWRDLTDSVNGMAGNLTAQVRNIAQVATAVARGDLSQKIDVDARGEILELKNTLNTMVDQLSAFAEQVTRVAREVGTDGILGGQAEVQGVSGTWKDLTQSVNGMANNLTLQVRNIAEVTTAVARGDLSKKITVDAKGEILELVTTVNTMVDQLSSFAEQVTRVAREVGTEGQLGGQARVPGVTGIWKELSDNVNLMANNLTSQVRNISQVASAVANGDLTRTVTIEARGEVAQLADTFNTMVRTLSSFADQVTKVAREVGTDGILGGQARVPGVSGTWKDLTESVNGMASNLTGQVRNIAMVTTAIAKGDLTKKIDIDARGEILELKTTINTMVDQLSSFAEQVTRVAREVGTEGQLGGQARVRDVDGTWRDLTESVNEMAGNLTRQVRAIAAVATAVTRGDLNLKIDVDAAGEIQVLQDNINKMISNLRDTTIANEEQDWLKGNLARISGLMQGRRDLDDVASLIMSELTPVVSAQHGAFFLALPLDDAAEAGIAPEDAYELRMLGSYGYSMGSMPTSFRPGETLIGTAAQERRTILVDNAPSGYLKIASGLGEAPPAQVIVIPVLFEGTVLGVIELASFTPFTQIQKDFLGQIAEMIATSVNTISVNTKTEVLLKQSQELTEQLRERSAELENRQKALQASNAELEEKAELLAQQNRDIEVKNTEIEEARQVLEERAEQLAVSMRYKSEFLANMSHELRTPLNSLLILAKLLADNADANLTPKQVEFAETIHGAGSDLLQLINDILDLSKVEAGKMDVSPTRIALVQLVDYVEATFRPLTAEKQLDFSVRVSPELPTTLHTDEQRLLQVLRNLLSNAVKFTDSGAVELVIRPAGADVPNAIREQLLEAGSLREADGDLIAFSVTDTGIGIAASKMRVIFEAFKQADGTTSRKYGGTGLGLSISREIARLLGGEIHAQSEPGRGSTFTLYLPLHPSELPPQGYAQLAPAIEPGQPLALDAAPERVDVETPAEVKSYQETQNGPAALFRRRRRHLPSIESRAALPGQPAPAQERAEEQWDGAVEQSAPAPRRGFQFGGEKVLIVDDDIRNVFALTSVLEQHGLSVLYAENGREGIEVLEQHDDVTVVLMDIMMPEMDGYATTTAIRRMPQFAGLPIIALTAKAMKGDREKAIESGASDYVTKPVDPDHLLSVMEQWMRGE
- a CDS encoding response regulator, with the translated sequence MVQKAKILLVDDRPENLLALEAILSALDQTLVRASSGEEALKALLTDDFAVILLDVQMPGMDGFETAAHIKRRERTRDIPIIFLTAINHGPHHTFRGYAAGAVDYISKPFDPWVLRAKVSVFVELYMKNCQLREQAALLRLQLEGGGKAVGDTKEPAGLLAELSARLAAVEEQAEALSKQLDDESADAAAVATAAHLERKLTGLRRALDALEPGTGSGTPTLPSQN